The Plodia interpunctella isolate USDA-ARS_2022_Savannah chromosome 8, ilPloInte3.2, whole genome shotgun sequence genome window below encodes:
- the LOC128672164 gene encoding uncharacterized protein K02A2.6-like yields the protein MENTKAIKFEEFNPQVDNWDVYINRLKFCFEANGVILDSVKRANFFTVCGARVFETLLALITPRTANNVTFNEVETILTRHYSPKPNEISMSYQFYKRDQKRGEKVADYVAELRKISAYCNFSDLERTLRDRLVCGMCDQKLQYDLLKRDNLRYHDVVDAMFAAESAGRDVRMIQTASMTELGAPSSSATSSVVEPMDINVVNSKLNTRFCYRCGDKHPGECRFLNAVCHFCKKKGHIEKICISKKKNAPKQVNFTSEGFADNLNGIYCIQGLKRVPPYEITVLIGNTSVRMQVDTGASFSILNEKSWSTICKSLPHTILRPVSLSLHTWTETPVKIVGQATLPVTYKEHKQDLSVVIAKGCGPNLLGRNWFEPLNITMNVNFVSHEDDTIENLFDKYKAVFKEGLGTYRGHPVTIHLKPGATPKFLKARPVPFAIKERVEKEIDRLENEGVLRPTSFANWATPVVPIIKKSGEIRLCGDYRSTVNEATESDTYPMPTANEVFATIAGGKIFTTLDLDKAYTQVTVDESTAKLLTLNTCKGLYTVHRLVFGVKACPGIFQRLMTSLLAGIPGVAILIDDIIICGCTVLEMLNRLDIVLDRIEKAGLRLYKNKCKFAKEKVEFLGFVIDAEGIHPAKSKVESIVNTPAPKNKQELQAFLGLYNFYERFIRNKATLLEPLHRLLDSNNPWKWTTEQQSAFDTAKNQITFDLTLVHYDLNKPLILTCDSSEYGVGAVLSHKFEDDQERPIAMASRTLHVHERRYSQLDKEATSIMFGITKFHNYLVGRNFCIITDHKPLLGIFDPKKPMSNMISPRLTRIAIALSMHDYDITYKPGPQIGNADSLSRWPRPVPEEPETQLCDVLLMAETPKDFPFQPEDIAKATKLDATLLQVIYYIQRGWPAKEGRSDLHPYWLKRAELSVQEDCILLGCRVVIPESLRQTTLQILHKTHSGIVQTKSLARSYVWWPRLNDDIESLVSGCKTCLEHRHMPPKSTHEWITPVRPWSRVHIDFAGPFQNKYFLILVDAYSRWPEIFMVNNTTSATVIRHLRLTFATHGLCEVLVSDNGTSFVSAEMEDFLRANNIRHITTAPYHPATNGLAERMVQTVKDKLKKLEPTTWDIKIPNLLLGLRVTPCTSTNRTPAELLMRRRLRTILDTIHPENIIAKKRDYQIENNSKQKHRETNVGRKIMYRNYRNEGPRWSPGVVIGKSGPSSYQIRRDSDGGVIDRHMDQVISLRKPEDNNESNMESTETTYGETEAMDVETESIIEIPDADQWAEMLGIPFTAQPFAAEPSSNAGKIRNKLSTQPKIPYQRPSTSSSVDYIL from the coding sequence ATGGAGAATACAAAGGCAATAAAATTCGAGGAATTCAACCCTCAAGTGGACAATTGGGACGTTTACATAAATAGActaaagttttgttttgagGCTAATGGCGTCATTCTGGATAGTGTTAAGCGTGCTAATTTCTTTACGGTGTGTGGTGCTCGTGTGTTTGAGACTTTGCTGGCGCTTATCACCCCGCGGACGGCgaataatgtaacttttaaTGAAGTGGAAACAATTCTTACTAGACACTATAGCCCTAAACCAAATGAAATATCCATGTCATATCAGTTTTACAAACGTGACCAAAAACGTGGCGAGAAAGTTGCCGATTATGTCGCTGAGCTAAGAAAGATTAGTGCATATTGCAATTTTTCGGACTTAGAGCGTACGTTACGAGATAGACTTGTGTGTGGAATGTGCGACCAAAAGCTTCAATATGATCTATTAAAACGGGACAATTTACGCTATCACGACGTAGTGGATGCTATGTTTGCGGCTGAAAGTGCGGGACGAGATGTACGCATGATCCAGACTGCTTCAATGACTGAGCTTGGAGCGCCGTCTTCGTCGGCGACTTCGTCCGTTGTTGAGCCAATGGACATTAATGTGGTCAACTCTAAACTGAACACTCGTTTTTGTTATCGCTGTGGTGATAAACATCCAGGAGAATGCCGATTCTTAAATGCTGTCTGTCATTTTTGCAAGAAAAAGGGACACattgaaaagatttgtatCAGCAAAAAGAAGAATGCACCAAAACAAGTTAACTTCACTTCAGAAGGATTTGCAGATAATTTAAATGGAATTTATTGCATACAAGGTTTAAAGCGAGTGCCACCCTATGAAATAACAGTGTTAATTGGCAATACATCCGTCCGTATGCAAGTGGATACAGGGGCTAGTTTCTccatattaaatgaaaagtcTTGGTCCACAATTTGTAAGTCTTTGCCACACACCATCCTCAGACCTGTTTCGCTGTCACTACATACTTGGACAGAGACACCAGTCAAAATTGTTGGACAGGCAACATTACCTGTAACATACAAAGAACATAAACAAGATCTCTCAGTTGTCATTGCCAAGGGTTGTGGACCCAATTTACTGGGGCGTAATTGGTTCGAACCATTGAACATTACTatgaatgttaattttgtatcGCACGAGGATGAtacaatagaaaatttatttgacaagTATAAAGCGGTTTTCAAAGAGGGTCTTGGTACTTATCGTGGACATCCAGTGACTATACATCTGAAGCCAGGAGCAACTCCAAAGTTTCTCAAAGCGCGTCCAGTGCCATTTGCTATTAAAGAAAgagtagaaaaagaaatagataGATTAGAAAATGAAGGAGTATTGAGACCAACATCATTTGCTAACTGGGCAACACCTGTTGTACCTATCATAAAAAAGTCTGGTGAAATCAGATTATGTGGAGACTATCGTAGTACTGTCAATGAGGCAACGGAGTCTGATACCTATCCCATGCCTACAGCCAATGAAGTATTTGCCACAATAGCAGGAGgtaaaatttttacaacattaGACTTAGACAAGGCGTACACACAAGTGACGGTAGATGAGAGCACTGCAAAGTTGTTAACACTGAACACATGCAAAGGTTTATATACTGTACATCGATTGGTATTTGGAGTTAAGGCTTGTCCAGGCATATTTCAACGTTTGATGACTTCTCTATTGGCAGGGATACCTGGAGTAGCAATACTGATCGATGACATAATTATATGTGGGTGTACTGTGCTAGAAATGTTAAATAGATTAGACATTGTGTTAGATCGAATAGAAAAGGCTGGCCTGCggctttataaaaataaatgcaagtTTGCAAAAGAGAAAGTAGAATTCTTAGGTTTTGTTATAGATGCTGAAGGCATACACCCAGCAAAAAGTAAAGTTGAATCTATTGTAAATACACCAGcgcctaaaaataaacaagaattGCAAGCATTCTTAGGACtgtacaatttttatgaaagatTCATCCGAAACAAGGCCACATTACTGGAGCCACTACACCGGCTTTTAGACTCTAATAACCCATGGAAATGGACAACAGAGCAACAATCGGCATTTGATACtgcaaaaaatcaaattacttTCGATTTGACATTAGTACATTATGATTTAAACAAACCTTTGATTCTCACATGCGACAGTTCTGAGTATGGAGTTGGAGCAGTTTTGTCACACAAATTTGAAGATGATCAGGAGCGACCTATAGCCATGGCGTCGAGAACATTACATGTGCATGAACGGCGGTACTCACAACTTGATAAGGAAGCCACCTCTATCATGTTCGGCATAACTAAATTCCATAACTACCTTGTGGGCAggaatttttgtataattactGATCATAAACCTTTGTTGGGCATATTTGACCCAAAAAAACCAATGTCTAATATGATTTCACCAAGATTAACAAGGATTGCCATTGCTTTGTCTATGCATGACTATGATATAACTTATAAACCAGGCCCACAGATTGGTAATGCGGATAGTTTGAGTCGTTGGCCCAGACCCGTTCCAGAAGAGCCAGAAACCCAGTTATGTGACGTTTTGCTGATGGCAGAAACACCCAAGGATTTTCCATTCCAACCTGAAGACATTGCCAAGGCAACTAAGTTGGATGCAACATTGCTCCAggtgatttattatatacagagGGGCTGGCCAGCCAAAGAAGGTAGATCGGACCTACATCCTTATTGGCTGAAACGTGCAGAATTGTCAGTACAAGAAGACTGTATACTTTTGGGCTGTCGTGTAGTGATTCCTGAATCTCTACGTCAAACAACATTGCAAATTTTACATAAGACACACAGTGGAATCGTCCAAACTAAATCTTTGGCCAGAAGTTATGTGTGGTGGCCACGTCTCAATGATGACATTGAATCATTAGTGAGTGGTTGTAAGACCTGTCTAGAACATCGTCATATGCCCCCTAAATCTACACATGAATGGATAACACCAGTGCGGCCATGGTCAAGAGTGCATATTGACTTTGCTGGACccttccaaaataaatattttttgattctCGTAGATGCATATTCTCGATGGCCAGAAATATTTATGGTAAATAATACAACTTCTGCTACAGTAATTCGACATTTAAGATTAACATTTGCCACCCATGGACTATGTGAAGTATTAGTTTCTGATAATGGCACATCTTTTGTATCTGCAGAGATGGAAGATTTTCTAAGAGCTAACAATATTCGTCATATTACAACTGCTCCATACCATCCAGCAACTAATGGACTGGCGGAAAGAATGGTACAGACCGTCAAagacaagttaaaaaaattagagCCTACTACATGGGATATTAAAATACCGAATTTATTATTGGGATTACGAGTGACACCTTGCACTTCGACAAATAGAACTCCGGCAGAGCTTTTGATGAGGAGACGTTTGCGTACTATTCTTGATACCATACatcctgaaaatataatagctaAGAAAAGGGATTACCAAATAGAGAATAATAGCAAACAGAAACATAGAGAAACTAATGTGGGACGGAAGATTATGTACAGGAATTATAGAAATGAAGGCCCAAGATGGTCACCAGGAGTTGTTATTGGTAAAAGTGGACCTTCAAGTTATCAAATTAGGAGAGATAGTGATGGAGGAGTGATTGATCGGCATATGGATCAAGTTATATCTTTGAGAAAGCCTGAAGATAATAATGAAAGTAATATGGAAAGTACAGAGACGACATACGGAGAGACAGAGGCAATGGATGTTGAAACTGAAAGCATTATTGAGATCCCTGATGCAGACCAGTGGGCTGAGATGCTAGGCATCCCTTTTACTGCACAGCCTTTCGCTGCAGAACCTTCATCCAATGCAGGAAaaattcgaaataaattatccacACAGCCCAAGATTCCCTATCAGAGACCTAGTACCTCTTCAAGTGttgattatatattgtaa